AGGGAGATTTTACAGTTTTAGTGGCGAGCGGTCAGTGATCGCAGAAGGATGCGCACTGTAGCTCATCTGGCGCACTGTAAGAAAAGCTAAGATGAACAGCGTGCGAAGGTAACTCCTTATATTAAACAAGTCGCAATTCGCACCAAAAGTGCCTTCtttttcacacacacactctctctctcactctgaaagaaaaaaagccaTTGAagcttctccctctctctactttttctctctctagaaaaaggaaaaagctgcATTATCGTTAAAAATGGCAGCCAATGCAGCTCAAAGCTTTCAAATTTGCTACACTTGATTCATTTCGCAGCTAAAGCTTCAAGCTTTCAGAGCtactccactctctctctctctctctctctctcttcagcgAGCTGCTGCTGAACTCTCAGATCTTCAGTCTGAACAGTTCAATTGCACAATTCcgagaaattaaaattttcaaaatttctcaCCCTTTTAGTTGTTGCTGTGAGAGATCCATGTCGTCGGATATAAGCTAGGTTCAAATCGATCGCGTCTCGTTGAAGTTTCGTCAGGAAGCTGCGGGGGGAGTTTTCAATTTCTCTAATTGTTTGttcgattttattttgtagaatTTTCGAGGTTTCCGTACAAGTTCATGGCTGAATGCAGAGACTGTAACGAGACCTCTGactctgtatttatagggttTGGGATTGAGAGTCTGTGAAGGGGGTTGAGGAAAGCGTGGTGTATTGGCagcggagcacggaggttgcgGTTAAAGAGTGAGGGGGGATGGGGCCGGATCGGTTGCTGTTAGCGGCGGTAGGACCACCGATAAAGCGGCGAGCGGGGCTACGGAGGAAGCAGGCGGGTAGAGGGTCGTATAGGGGAAGTTAGAGCACGAAATTAGGcgccaaaattaaaattttgggttggggttttgtttgtttgggtGTTTTTTGTTTAGAGGCTGATTaggaatacaaaaaaaaaagctttggAGTTGGGAGGAGGAGATGGGGACTGACTTGCACCATATTCTGAGAAGCCTCTGCTTCAATACAGAGTGGAACTTTGCCATTTTCTGGAAACTCAAGCATCGAGCTCGAATGTGAGTTTTCCTACTTGTTTTCTTCTTGTTAGTGATGCACTTTCATTTCAATTCTAATtgtttgtgtgcgtgtgtgtgtgtgtgtgttatatGGTTCTTGAATTAAATCCCTTTTGTCTCTGTTTTTTGGTTGAGAGTAAGTGAATTTAGTTCAAACCGAAAAGcgaaaacaaaataatagtaCTGGAGGAAAGGAACGTCTGAGGAGAAGTAGTTCCTAAGTCATATTATTTTCTCCCATATCTGGTCTTCAGTATAATAAAGTATGGATCTTGCTATCCGTTTCGGCGTGTAATAATTGAATTAGAACTGTGGTTACTGAGAAAATTTTCACTTGCATGTAGATGTCTAGCTCCTTTTAATGAATTATAAGCAGTTACATGTCCCTCGTAATATTTTGACATGGGGTGTGCTGCATTATGCAGGGTACTGACTTGTGAAGATGCTTACTATGACAACTATGAGCAACATGATTCTTCCGAGAATAGGAAGACTCTGGATAAATTGCATGATAGCGATTATTCCCACGATCCCCTTGGGCTAGCTGTGGCAAAAATGTCGAATCACGTATATACTCTGGGGGAAGGGTAATTACTCTTGTCACTTTCTAGTTACCATAATGCCTATTCTCAAAGCTTTGGTTGAAGAACTGTAAATTCATAAACCATTGCCAGTATTTTTGTACTAAGCTTATCCTCAACTTCTGTCTTTCCTGTTTACATCTATCTGATTACTGTAGCTGATACTGATAgcatgaagaaaaaaacaaaaggaaaagaataaaaacttCATAATTTGCATTAATCCTTTCCTTTATTCTTTCCCTTCAGGATTGTTGGACAAGTGGCGGTTACTGGGGAGCATCAGTGGATTTATGCTGATAATCTTGTGAAGAATAACTATTCACCATTTCAGGTAAATGGTTTATTACTTTTCAGTAATGGTACTGATTAGCATAGTTTTACTTTGAAATGTGTGCATCGATTAACCGTTGCAGTCGTttattgtttatcaattttatgTTTTCGGCAATTTCCAGCTGGCATAAGGGTATgcctgttctctctctctctctctctctctctctctctctctctctctctcactctgtgttttgatttgtttgaagTTGTGATAATTGATGAGATACTATACTACAAAGAAGATAAAATGGAAACAAATTAAGGATAGATGAGGGTATTGTTTATGTGATACACTTGGTAATTACTGTTATTTCTTCTGGGCCTATCCATATTAAGAGAAAAGATGAAAATTATGGCACTGCCTGCAatattgttttatttgtttattagtTTGATTTAGGCTTCCGTTTCACACATAGAAACCTTATGCTCCGTTCTTGACCAGAATGATAATAGTCATAAACTTTCGTTTCTGGTAAGTTCTTTCTTAGGAAAGAGATGGATTTAAATTTGTCTTGATGTACGCGACTGGTAGATTGATGGCTGGATGCAAGTTTGTTTGGGGTTTTGACACTTTCACTGACAAATTCTTTTCTTATATAAGCATTTTACTTTGATATGATTATATAAACATTTCTACCAGATATTCTGGATGTCATGCTGAATTAAACCGTTTTCTATATCCTGTAGACCATTGTTGTTGTGGCTGTTGTTCCGCATGGAGTTATACAGCTTGGTTCTTTAAATAAAGTAAGTTCTTTGTTTTTGGTGAATAATGAATACTCAATCGTTCTAGTCCACAGGATAGCATGTGGTTGTTTCTTAATTCTGTTGGGGTGTTATAACTATGAAGATAATGTTGTGTACTTTACCGTTCTAGTCTATGCAACTTTGTTATTTAATTCTGTGGTGACCATAGTGGTTGACATTTTGAAACTCTGTGCATAATAATTATGGTTTGCATTTCGACCAccacaaataagttatttatGGTTGCAAATTATATATTTCAAATTTATACTCATTTTCCCTTCCTTTGTTTGAGAGGTGCAGGTGGCTGAAAATGTGAAGCTGATTTCTCAAATCACAGATGTTTTTAGGACTCTTCAAGATTCCCCAGTAGAGGATATCCGTAATCCAAAGCAATCTAGCATAAACAGTTCAGTATGCTCGGtaactctctatctctctctctctctctctctctgtgttgtGTGTGCATGCAGCGATCTGGTTTATACGTGTACACATGTGAAgcaatttatttttgaatttttttgtgcACAGATAGGTTAGGTCATTGACACCTGGTatcctttttttccctttttctcaGACAAATATATCTCCGGAAGGTTTGGCTTCAGGGGTTCTTGATTGCGTAAATAATTTAGATACAGCCACAAACAGAGAAAGCTCAGATATTTGGTCGTCCATTTTTCCACATCTTGGGAAAGACAGTGATAGTTCTTACGTTTTTCCACTGCCTGAAAATTGTCTGAAAAAGGCAGTTGAATTGGCTAATAACCATGGAGGACTTGAGTCTTCGAACTTAGGGTGTCGGTCAAAATCAAGCACTCTCAGTATGGAGCATTGCAAACTAGTAGGTGTAGAATTACTTGATAGCAGGAAGCGTAAAGGGGAGACTAGTGGCTGCAAAGATACTGGAATGGCCTCGATGATCTATGCCCATCCATTATCACATGATCCTGTCAAAGAAATTGTTAATTTAGGTGATTTTGCAGACTTACCCACAACATTTCTCAACACTGctggacatgaaaggagtaatGTGGACATGGTAGATCTTCACCATAATGAGGTGTTGCATGTAAGTGAACCCTCAGTCGTTAAGTTTCAGAAGGGCCTGGAAAACTTGGAGTTTCAAACTGAATCAGGTCACATGGACACATCTAGTACATCAATGACCTTCCCTGCTGGCTGTGAGCTGCATGAAGCACTTGGACCAGGTTTTCTGAATAAGGGTAACTATTTTGATTGGGTAGCGGGGAAGAATGGAGATAGAATTACTCCTGAGATGCCTGAGGGGATGAACACTAGCCAGTTGACATCTGATGCTTGTCAAGAGCACCTTCTTGAAGCAGTAGTGGCTAATGTTAGCCAAAGTGGCAGTGTTCAAAATGAAAAACCATTCTGTAAATCAATGCAGTCTCTTTTGACAACTGAAAAATATCCTGAGCCTTCTAGCCGTACCACCCATACAGTTGATTCAGAAAACTATTCCGTTGATCAGCCCTCTCTTATGGCAGAGGACACACAACAATGCTTGAGCTCTTCAGGGGTATGCGGGGTGATATCCCCAAAATGGTTTTCATCACCTTGTCCTAGTGCTTGTAGTGAGCAGCTGGAAAGGTCTTCTGGACCATCTAAAAATAGCAAGAGGGCAAGACCTGGTGAGAATTCTAGACCTAGGCCAAGGGACAGGCAATTGATCCAAGATCGTATTAAGGAACTGCGGGAGATAATACCTGCTGGAGCAAAGGTGACTTTCCAAACTGTTGTCTGGCTTCTGGCCTTGTAAAAGTTGTCCTTATTCATTCTATATGTGCTAAACGTTTCATGTTAACCATACAGTGTAGTATTGATTCACTGCTGGAGCGCACAATCAAGCACATGGTCTTTCTACAAAGCGTCACTAAGCATGCAGACAAACTGAATAAATGTACTGATGCAAAGGTAAATGTTTTGGTTAAAAGTATATTATGGCCTGGCATTATTTGTCAACTTGCAACCATCATTTTTGTTTACCAAGCATTACCAAGAATATACAATGTTTATTGATCGTCATGCTTAATTCACAGATGTGTCCAAAGGAAACAAGCATGCTAGGATCCTCCAATTATGAACATGGATCAAGCTGGGCAGTGGAGGTGGGTGGCAATCTGAAAGTTTGTTCAATAATAGTGGAGAATCTCAACAGGAATGGCCAGATGGTTGTAGAGGTATGTAATACTTCAGAGTGAGTGTTATACATAAACTCCTGGAGATGTGCTTGATCATGTCTAGTTCAGTCCGATTATGGATGTGCTTGATCGTGTCTAGTTCAGTCCGATTATGAAGCTTATTGATGTGTTTCTTTTTCCGACATGatttttttgtctttatcaAATTCTTAGTATCCTAAAGAAATTCTTCCCTGTGCAGCTGATGTGCGAAGAATGCAGTCATTTTCTAGAGATAGCTGAAGCTATCAGGAGCTTAGGTCTGACGATCTTAAAAGGCGTGACAGAAGCCCGTGGTGACAAGACATGGATATGTTTTGTGGTTGAGGTAGGATCAGTAAAATGTAGACACTTATAAAATGGACTGGCTTTTTGACTTACCATGAACTAAATTCGAATTCCGAATGACTGCAGGGGCAGAACAACAGAAGCATACACAGAATGGATATCCTGTGGTCCCTTGTCCAGATATTGCAGCCCAAGAATCCTGCGCAACAGTTATAGCTTTTCTCGCTCTCGGAGTCTCTGTAGGTTATTTTGTAAATTATCGTGAGTCTTTTGTGATTTCTGATTGCCAATTAcggttttcttcttcatttgtttgAACACACCTTTTAATTGTAAAGAACAAGAGTGAAAAGCCCTTGGAGCAATTTTCCCCCATTACTTGTAGACAGGGAAGGTGCCATTATTATTTTCCGTCTCCTGTTGTACTTTCTGTGCCATTTGTTGAAAACAACACTGcattcgtgtgtgtgtgtgtgtatttatccAGAAAATTGCAGAGAAATAAGCGACAGACTGATTCCTTTATGGTCTTAATAGCACGAAACCGTGCTCTGATATCATTAAAACGCAATGAATCAACAAACTCGGAATGAATTTTATTGAATAGAAATAGAGTGAAAACACCTTAAATGTAAAAGTCTTAAAAGCTTCAAGAAAGTCACTCGTCTCTCCAAAATCGCGTAAGAGTAGAATAGGGCCGGCCACAATGACTTATTTATACAACATAGAATATCAAATCTTTCCTAGAAAAGGTTTTAGAGCttatttggatgtgcttttaaaatgattgaaagcgtttttggtgaaaatgtttttttagaaccaatccttagtaaaaatgcaagtaaatcctgaaaaaacacttaaagtgcttcatgaaagaagcacataattggtgTTTCTTacagaaaacacttaaaagtgcttatccaaaaacattttctctaaaagctttcaatcattttaaaagcatatccAAACGAGTCCTTACAAAATGACTCCAAAGTAATGAGGAAAATCTGCCCATAATCTGATCAGCCACGTTTTAGATCCAAATCTCTTTCAAAATCTGCCCAAGATAGCTGGGTTTAAAGCTTCAAACATTTTAAACACTTCTCCAGAAAGGCTTGAACCCAAAAGAGGCCGTCTTGGAATCCAAAAATCACAATTAAGCCAAAAAACGTTATTTTTTCAGTGCCTCACACTTCTCATTTATTTAATCGTCAGAAAATAACTACTTAACAGAAAAATCTGAGACTTTGATACTCAAGCTAAAGACTCACCAACGTCCTCCGAGGCCGAGAAGAACGAGTAAGACGAGTCCGATTTGGCCAACCtttaaaaggaaaaagatgaagaaaaggcACTGAAGGAGCTAGGGAGGGTAGGGTTTAGGGATGAAGGTGGAGATGGTGGGACGGCGGGAGGAAGAACTCTGGGGCGTAGGGCTGgggagggtttagggttttctcctttttttcttttcaaaattttaagtttttaatttttttaatgttgaattcatttatttttaatattttctttttctaatatgtttttttattatttaattaattagttataaGGGTAAAGTTGTCAATTTATTAGCATAATTTTGATTGAATGGGTTATGTGAAAGTGAATTAAAACATGAATATGTGTTAGTATAACGTCTCATATATGAGGAGGTTTTGTGAAATCTCGATGAATTGAGATATTAGTGTAATTAACCCCTACTTTTGGTAGTTTACAGAAATACccatggatttttatttttctcagaAGCTTATGAAAGTAACGGCTTAATTTCAAAACAAGACTCCTCTATATCTCATAGTctattttttttgggaattattattggcactctaaaaatctcattctacactccaaacttttaatatttggaaagaaaaatacatttgtgaagagtgtagaatgagatttttaaagtgacaataacattttttttttctttttagtttttggaTTGAATAATTAAAGCGGAAATATAAATAATGAGTTTGTGCGGCCCAAGAAGAAAATAGAAGTATAAAAAAACTATCCTCCGCAGCCCCTGACGGGCGATTTGGGGGTTATTTTGTCCAGTCACTGAGTCAATTTATGCACGAACGAGAAAACAACATTTGCAAGCAGCAGACGAGATTTGGGGGTTATTCAGGGCAAACCAACTTCCTTGTGACTCAGAGCCAAGTTCAGGAACATAAACATCAAGTTTCAGGAACACAAACATCAAGTTCAGGAACATAAACATCAAGTTTCAGCTGCACATATAATTCCGCCAGCAACGAGTAAATTTCAGCAGAAGCTGAATGAGATTCATCAGACGCTGCAAACTGATGAACTTTCCTTTCCATTTCTATCCAACTGGACCCAGGACATCCCTTTTCAACTCCGAGTTCCTTCATGGTGGCTCGAATATCCGCAACTTCTCCCCATCGTTTTGCATCAGCACACATGTTCACCAAAAGGTTGAAATACCCGCTACTATTTGGCTCCAACACCATCAACCCCTCGACACAAACTTGAGCAATCTCCAAGTTTTTATGAAGCTTGCATCCACCTAACAATGCACCCCATATAACAGAGTTCGGTTCAAACTCCATGCTTCTTATCAACCCTAGTGCATTTTCAAGCAGGCCGGCTTTGCTCAACAGATCCACCATGCATCCATAGTGCTCAACTTCGGGACGGATGGAATAATCCTGGATCATGCTTGAAAATCTCCTGTGGCCTTCTTCTACAAGTCCTGCATGAGTGCAGGCACTTAAGACACTTACAAAAGTAACCCCATTTGGCTTGATCTCCTCTCTCTCCATCTTGCTGAACATTGCTAGTGCTTCTTTTGCATATCCGTGAACTGCGAGCCCTTCGATCGCTGCATTCCAGCAGAACAGGTTCTTATCCCGCAATTTAAAGAAAACCAAAAGAGACCTCTCCAATGTGCCACACTTAGCATACATATCAATCAGTGCAGATCCGATATAAACATCGAGATCAAATCTGTTCTCCATTGCGTAAAGATGTATCTCTTTTCCCAAGTCAAGAGCTCCGAGATGGGCACAAGCCGAAATAACAGTTGCCAAGGTCACTTCATCAGAGCCGATCCCATTTGTCCTCATGTCATCGAAAACTGCTAACGCTTCTCGAAATTTCTTGTTCTGAGAATAGCAATCAATCATAGTAGTCCATGATATTATATCCCTAGTTGGCATCTGATTAAACAACAACTCTGCAGACTCCACATCGCCTACTCTTGCGTAGCCATCAATCATTGTATTCCAAGTAGCTGCATTCCTCTCCGTCATCTCATCAAATAATATCCTCGCCGAACTCATATCCCCCACTCGAGAATGAGACGAAACCATTGTAGTCCATGCAAAAGCGTCTCTGTcaggcatttcatcaaacaccctTCTGGATTCACTTATTCGGCGCAACTTCGAGtaaaaatcaatcaaagcaGTCTGAACAAACACATGTGAGCCAAACCCATTTCTCCAAATGTGACAATGAACAGACTCTCCAACCCGCAATGCAGACAGAGAGGTGCAGGCCTTGATCAATGGCGAAAACGTATAACTGCTAGGCAAAACCATGTCCCTCAACATATTGATGTAACAATTCAAAGCCTGAAACGGGTGGTCGCAATGAACAAAGCCTCTGATCATCGCATTGTAGACGAAAACATTCGGATTTTCCATCTGGGTGAAGGCTAAAACTGCATAATCTAGGCGGGAAAAGGTCGAAAAGGCGGTGATGAGTTGGTTCGTAAAGAAAGAGTCTTGGATGGCATTGGTCTTGATCATTGAGGCACATAAACTTTCTAGCTCCGTTGGAGTCGaacatttctttaatttttcaacTATGGATGGTGGGTTCtgagggttttgggttttgggcgGTTGGAGAAGacgttttgggtttgaaaaacaGTTAAAGTTCGTTGGGCATTTCATCCGCACAAGTTGTGGCGCCTCCTAGAAGTTTTGCAATTTTCTTCCACCTATTTGTTAGCAAATTTGTCGATGTGGTATATGTGTAATCTTACCCGAACGAGAATGGGTGACACATTGACACGGATACCGGGATTTTACATGTAATATCGATGCATTTATTCATATTTAACAAAATCATAACCATTCGATTAATATAATGAATTCAACTATTATGTACGTTAAGTGTGAATTTAACTATCGATTTCAGGAActatttatgataaaaaaaaaaactcttaaatCTTGTGAAAcctatttatgtgtcacatcactATATAATAgaatttttgacaaaattgtaaCGGCATGACCACTTGATTTGAGACACCTATTTCTAGGACTACATTGCTTGATGTTTTATTTCAAGGACCATCTTGGTGTGGTCAATTTTagggatcatttgtgataaaaaaataataaaaaaaagacttGCGGGATCCATTTATGTCCCAAATCTGCCCATAACATAACTTTAATGCTATTGATCctttgtgtgtatatatacttgagggatttctCAATAGGAGGggattgatatatatatatatatatataaacaatagTGTCAGTAGGGTAAATAGTTAGTTATTATAGGAGGAAAGATCAGTGGAACGCCATCATCTGTAGTAAAATGCCATCTGCAAGATTGAAATACAGTAAAACCTTTCTAAAGTTAAATACAATTGGGACCAGACCATTTACACTTTAGGGAGTTATTACTTAATAGAGGTgtaattaatgaaaattatTTATTGACTTATTTATTCGGAATGAATTGTATTTTCTAAAGAGGATACCTTGGACATCAAGTGTTTTATTTCTTGCATATTTGTTTACTTAATACAATTATAATTATGTGGAGGTGTATTTCTTTAAGATGAGACCAAGAAAAAGTACAACTTATTACAATATGGAGTTTATTCCAATACATAACTAAAATATTATTGATTGACTTATTTATCATTAATGAATGTTGTATTTTATAAATCGGATTTCTTGTGTGCCAAATATTCTATTTCTTGCTTATTTTTggacttggatcctctcctgagctcaaGGAGGGATCATcctgaccaaagaacttggacagttggattttcatccaacggctataattattataactttagacggacctcctgtttgtagccgttgaattttCATCAAACGGCTCAAGTCCTTTGGTCAGcatccaacggctataattattataactttaaagggacatcttgtttgtagccgttgaatttttatttaacggttcaagttctttggtcaggaggatcctctcattgggctcaggagaggatccaagttccttatttttgtactcatTGACAATATAATTATATAGAGATGTGTTTCCTTTAGATAGGACAAGAAAAATTATAACTTATTATAATATGAAGTTTATTCCAATTCGCAGGACGAGGCACTGCCCCTATCCCGCCTAAATTCATTTTGCATTATGGATGAAATACAACCTCATCTTTTCATTCCTAACCACCGTAAGCCGAGTTGACCCACCAAAAGTATATACCAAGTAAAAAAATTTATGACTTTAAAAGGTTTTTCATTATAGAATAATTTTTTAgtacaaaaatatattttataccAAGGAAAGAGAGGAGTTCGGATAAATCATAAAATGAGCAACATAATTAAATACTGAATTCACTATCTACGATcttcaaacctaaaacctctcatttacaagtgaagaggaataccatcaAACCGTAATATCATTATAGAATATTTCGTTGAATTCTCGTCTCAAAACATACCCACGCTTTGCCTTCCGTTGCCTTGGTTGACCTTTCAAATGTCTCTAAACTGTTAATGCGCCACTAATCATAGCAATCACATGAAATTCTTGCTCTTCATGGATAATTACCAAATTTACGATGACCAGAATCACTTGTCATCAGCCAATCAATTTTACTCTTTTACCCCTCCAGTTTTCCGGTTTATGTTAACACACAACCAGTTAATTAACGAGAAAAACTCATGATGCAATCTGAAAGTTGGCAATTCAGTAATTTCCAAATGAGAAAAAGGGTTTTAAAATTCAGCTTCTGGAGCTTGGAAATGTGAAAATGCTGAATTAGTTGAATCAAAAGCCTCACATTTTTACCAACCAAAGAGAGAGAAGCAGTACTAGTCACTTTTGATTTCCTATATAAACCCCACGACCCTCTCATTTTTTTCATCACCTTCTCacacattcaagtttatatactTTTCGTACATTACTGAAGGTGTAACAATGGCTTTGAGTTCTAACGCACAAGGTTTCATCCTCCTCCTTGCTGCTGCCTCTCTATTGGCAGTGAGCGAGGCCAGAACCGTCATCGTTGGAGGGTCCGAAGGCTGGCGTTTCGGGTTCAACTACACTGATTGGGCTCTCCAAAACAGCCCCTTTAACAAAAATGACCAATTAGGTTAGCACGTTCTAACGATTTATGTGCGTTAAAATCTTTTTGTATGACAACCATTCTTTCATTACAAATTTAGAGTAGTCAATAGCATATTGATACTGTATCGATAATGCATCGGTATGTTATATTTTGTTTGCAACAATAATATCAACATATTATCAATGCCATATCGAAATCAGTTTTTTAAGTAAAAGAGCAGATGTCATAGCTCGATTATTACGTGCATGCGTCAATTATTGTTGTTTATTTTGCAGTGTTCAAATATGATCCACCTAGCGAGGCAAATTCCGGCTACAGCGTATACCAACTGCCTAACCTGTGGAGCTACATAACCTGCGACTTCAGCAAAGCCAAGCTGCTGGCGAGTCAGACGGAGGGAGGTGGCGACGGCTTCAAGGTCGAGCTGACTCAGTGGAGGCCTTACTACTTTGCCAGCGGTGAAAAAGATGGCAAGAACTGCAAGGATGGTCTGATGAAGTTGTTTGCTGTCCCACTGCCACGTTGGAATAATTAAACACAGTTCGAAAACACACAAATAAAAACGTCCGGGAAGAAGAGACGCTATACAAAATACATTTATACACACATGCACCAGATTGATTATGTattttcaataattttggagGGTTTTGAGTCTTATAGGGGGAAATGTGTCCGAATAATTCGTCTTGCTTCCGAACAGTTACTCTAAAAATAGCCATGTATTGCCTTCTTTTTTGTAGTGTCTTGATCCTGATTCAACAATATATTCATACTCGAAATTTCGGATGTAGAAGTACACGTTCTTAGTTGTATTGTCCTCTAATACAATGGAGAGAGGAAATGATCAGAAGATCATCCGTACCGAACTtcagaaaaaaaggaaaattacaaTATTACTACAAGAACCGAAAAGTGAAAAGAAACATAGCAACATAACCATAACACTTCCAAGGTTCGTGACATAACTAGCATAGTCTCAGAGAAACTCTGAAGTGAGGAAGCACAAAGTTACCATCCTTATCCCTTCGAACCTATAGTTTGTAACGTTTCACGTACTCTCCAAAAACGACTTCTTTGTAAATTGGTGGATTGTTTTCGGATATAAGCTCCTTTAACGGCCCGTATGGTTTTTGGAGGTCGTCTGTGCCAATGAAACATGCAATTGATGTAAGGGCATCGAGGGTCGGTGGAATTATTACTCTGTGCTCTGCACTCTTGAACTTGCCATTAGTAATGATCTGTACagcaaataaacatttagatgGACCTATTAGTACTCTATCACGCACACGGGCtataaaagagaaggaaaagataGCTATATTAGTTACAGTACCTGCAGCATATCAGATACATTGGCAAGCAAAGCTCCCTCCACTGGGTGAATGTCAATCCAAACATTTTGATGAAGTACCTGTAGGCCTTCACTAGCTCGTAAGAGCAAGGTGATGAAGCCGAGGTCAGAATGCTTGTGTCCGCCGAGAGTCAAATGGGGCTCTGGGCAAACTGGATAAtagtggcatgccaatgacctCGATTCGAAGCACCTTAGGTTGTCAAGGTAATCGCTGCTTAGACCTAAAGATTCCGAAATTAATTTGGAAAGCTTATCCTTCACTTGAACAAGGTATTTCATATACTCTTTTATTTCCGCCCtgcaaaataaataatttagtgTTTAAACAGCTTTCAGAGTTTGCTCAGATTTGAGTGATACAAGGAGATATAAGTTGGTGA
This genomic interval from Malus domestica chromosome 05, GDT2T_hap1 contains the following:
- the LOC114824912 gene encoding transcription factor bHLH155-like, with protein sequence MGTDLHHILRSLCFNTEWNFAIFWKLKHRARMVLTCEDAYYDNYEQHDSSENRKTLDKLHDSDYSHDPLGLAVAKMSNHVYTLGEGIVGQVAVTGEHQWIYADNLVKNNYSPFQTIVVVAVVPHGVIQLGSLNKVAENVKLISQITDVFRTLQDSPVEDIRNPKQSSINSSVCSTNISPEGLASGVLDCVNNLDTATNRESSDIWSSIFPHLGKDSDSSYVFPLPENCLKKAVELANNHGGLESSNLGCRSKSSTLSMEHCKLVGVELLDSRKRKGETSGCKDTGMASMIYAHPLSHDPVKEIVNLGDFADLPTTFLNTAGHERSNVDMVDLHHNEVLHVSEPSVVKFQKGLENLEFQTESGHMDTSSTSMTFPAGCELHEALGPGFLNKGNYFDWVAGKNGDRITPEMPEGMNTSQLTSDACQEHLLEAVVANVSQSGSVQNEKPFCKSMQSLLTTEKYPEPSSRTTHTVDSENYSVDQPSLMAEDTQQCLSSSGVCGVISPKWFSSPCPSACSEQLERSSGPSKNSKRARPGENSRPRPRDRQLIQDRIKELREIIPAGAKCSIDSLLERTIKHMVFLQSVTKHADKLNKCTDAKMCPKETSMLGSSNYEHGSSWAVEVGGNLKVCSIIVENLNRNGQMVVELMCEECSHFLEIAEAIRSLGLTILKGVTEARGDKTWICFVVEGQNNRSIHRMDILWSLVQILQPKNPAQQL
- the LOC114824913 gene encoding pentatricopeptide repeat-containing protein At1g06143, encoding MKCPTNFNCFSNPKRLLQPPKTQNPQNPPSIVEKLKKCSTPTELESLCASMIKTNAIQDSFFTNQLITAFSTFSRLDYAVLAFTQMENPNVFVYNAMIRGFVHCDHPFQALNCYINMLRDMVLPSSYTFSPLIKACTSLSALRVGESVHCHIWRNGFGSHVFVQTALIDFYSKLRRISESRRVFDEMPDRDAFAWTTMVSSHSRVGDMSSARILFDEMTERNAATWNTMIDGYARVGDVESAELLFNQMPTRDIISWTTMIDCYSQNKKFREALAVFDDMRTNGIGSDEVTLATVISACAHLGALDLGKEIHLYAMENRFDLDVYIGSALIDMYAKCGTLERSLLVFFKLRDKNLFCWNAAIEGLAVHGYAKEALAMFSKMEREEIKPNGVTFVSVLSACTHAGLVEEGHRRFSSMIQDYSIRPEVEHYGCMVDLLSKAGLLENALGLIRSMEFEPNSVIWGALLGGCKLHKNLEIAQVCVEGLMVLEPNSSGYFNLLVNMCADAKRWGEVADIRATMKELGVEKGCPGSSWIEMERKVHQFAASDESHSASAEIYSLLAELYVQLKLDVYVPELDVCVPET
- the LOC114824916 gene encoding early nodulin-like protein 2 → MALSSNAQGFILLLAAASLLAVSEARTVIVGGSEGWRFGFNYTDWALQNSPFNKNDQLVFKYDPPSEANSGYSVYQLPNLWSYITCDFSKAKLLASQTEGGGDGFKVELTQWRPYYFASGEKDGKNCKDGLMKLFAVPLPRWNN
- the LOC114824915 gene encoding 1-aminocyclopropane-1-carboxylate oxidase homolog 3-like produces the protein MPGLDHELEEEMKKFDETKAGVKGLVDSGVTKLPRMFKHPPEDLPSPNHNNGISNRQVPVIDLEDVEDSEMRSKIINDLRKAAEEWGFFQIVNHSVPLGVMDDVLKGIRRFHEQPQEAKEVWYSRDFTKKVNFVSNAEFKVSLPACWRDTLSCKVLEDEHNFEAIPEICRAEIKEYMKYLVQVKDKLSKLISESLGLSSDYLDNLRCFESRSLACHYYPVCPEPHLTLGGHKHSDLGFITLLLRASEGLQVLHQNVWIDIHPVEGALLANVSDMLQIITNGKFKSAEHRVIIPPTLDALTSIACFIGTDDLQKPYGPLKELISENNPPIYKEVVFGEYVKRYKL